One stretch of Gammaproteobacteria bacterium DNA includes these proteins:
- a CDS encoding porin family protein produces MRRSTCSLAVVVILSVCFARVEADNDQSNYTFFGIMVGKMDFSRDAVAESAEPLVVTGRVGRDFNQFLGVELRGGTTLDEDELSDGTKIDVNYFGAGLARFGLLPTRERRYGIYGIAGYSYADIETKLTNGVSPDASDSGLSWGVGVDLFANERSGLNFEYVRYLDTEKDDVSYKLEHIGIGYVRRF; encoded by the coding sequence ATGCGCAGAAGTACCTGTTCGCTCGCCGTTGTGGTCATTTTGTCGGTATGTTTCGCGCGTGTCGAGGCCGATAACGATCAGTCGAACTATACATTCTTCGGCATCATGGTCGGCAAGATGGATTTCAGTCGTGATGCCGTTGCCGAGAGCGCCGAACCACTCGTGGTTACCGGCCGCGTGGGTCGTGACTTCAATCAATTCCTGGGTGTAGAGCTGCGCGGCGGCACCACGCTCGACGAGGATGAATTGTCCGACGGTACCAAGATTGACGTCAATTATTTCGGTGCGGGTCTCGCGCGTTTCGGTTTGCTACCCACACGGGAACGCCGCTATGGGATATACGGAATAGCGGGTTACTCCTACGCCGATATTGAAACCAAGCTTACGAACGGAGTCAGCCCCGACGCATCGGACAGCGGGTTGTCATGGGGCGTGGGCGTGGACCTGTTCGCCAACGAGCGTAGCGGTCTTAATTTCGAGTACGTGCGATATTTGGACACAGAGAAGGACGATGTGAGCTACAAGCTTGAGCACATCGGTATCGGCTACGTCCGCCGCTTCTGA